The following are encoded together in the Lathyrus oleraceus cultivar Zhongwan6 chromosome 3, CAAS_Psat_ZW6_1.0, whole genome shotgun sequence genome:
- the LOC127129231 gene encoding protein NRT1/ PTR FAMILY 8.1 — protein sequence MAEDDDIYTQDGTITIRKKPANKKKTGNWKACWFILGNECCERLAYYGMSTNLVNYLGERFNQGNAAAAKSVTTWSGTCYVTPLLGAFLADSYLGRYWTIASFSVIYVTGMILLTLSASAPGLKPSCDSNGCHPTSAQTAAMYLGLYLIALGTGGIKPCVSSFGADQFDETDEKERKKKSSFFNWFYFSINIGALIASSVLVWIQMNVGWGWGFGIPAVAMVLALISFFAGSYLYRLQIPGGSPLTRICQVLVAASRKLRLQVPDDKSLLHETIDVESVIKGSRKLDHTNNLRCLDKAAIETQSDRFLRVINPWRLCTVTQVEELKSIVCLLPVWATLIAFATVYSQMNTMFVLQGNTMDQHIGPHFKIPSASLSLFDTLSVIFWAPVYDRVIIPFARKFTGHEQGFTQLQRMGIGLIISIFSMIIAGILEVARLNTIRKNNYYDLKTIPMSIFWQVPQYFLVGCAEVFTNIGQLEFFYGQAPDAMRSLGVALSLTTNALGNYISTLLVTIVTKVTTRHGKIGWIPDNLNRGHLDYFYWLLSVLSFLNFLVYLWIARRYKYKKVAGNAT from the exons ATGGCAGAAGATGATGACATTTATACACAAGATGGAACCATTACTATCAGAAAAAAACCTGCCAACAAAAAAAAGACTGGAAATTGGAAAGCTTGCTGGTTCATTCTTG GAAATGAATGTTGTGAAAGATTGGCATATTATGGAATGAGTACAAACTTGGTGAACTATCTTGGAGAGCGTTTCAATCAGGGAAATGCGGCTGCTGCTAAAAGTGTCACAACATGGTCAGGCACATGCTACGTCACACCGTTGCTCGGCGCCTTTTTGGCTGATTCGTACTTGGGAAGATATTGGACTATTGCTAGTTTTTCTGTCATCTATGTAACT GGAATGATACTCTTAACATTATCTGCATCTGCCCCTGGACTTAAGCCGTCGTGTGATTCTAACGGTTGCCATCCAACATCAGCGCAAACCGCGGCAATGTACCTAGGACTCTACTTGATAGCTCTTGGAACTGGTGGTATCAAACCATGTGTTTCGTCTTTTGGCGCGGACCAATTTGATGAAACggatgagaaagagagaaaaaagaagagttctttcttcaactggttttACTTCTCGATTAACATCGGTGCACTTATCGCTTCATCGGTATTAGTTTGGATACAGATGAATGTGGGTTGGGGATGGGGGTTCGGAATTCCTGCGGTTGCAATGGTCCTCGCACTTATATCTTTCTTTGCTGGTAGCTATCTCTACAGACTTCAAATACCTGGAGGAAGTCCTCTGACGAGGATTTGCCAAGTCTTAGTTGCAGCGTCTAGGAAACTAAGGCTTCAAGTTCCAGATGATAAGTCTCTTCTTCATGAGACTATAGATGTAGAGTCTGTCATCAAAGGAAGCCGCAAACTAGATCACACAAACAACTTAAG GTGTTTGGATAAGGCAGCAATAGAGACACAATCAGACCGCTTCTTGCGTGTGATAAACCCTTGGAGGCTTTGTACCGTAACACAAGTTGAGGAACTCAAATCCATAGTTTGTTTACTCCCAGTTTGGGCCACTCTAATCGCCTTTGCAACCGTATACAGTCAAATGAACACCATGTTCGTTTTACAAGGAAACACAATGGACCAACACATCGGCCCTCACTTCAAAATCCCATCAGCTTCCCTCTCACTTTTCGACACCCTAAGTGTCATCTTCTGGGCTCCAGTTTACGACCGCGTCATCATCCCGTTTGCAAGAAAGTTCACCGGCCACGAACAAGGCTTCACACAGCTCCAAAGAATGGGAATCGGTCTCATCATTTCAATTTTCTCGATGATCATTGCCGGTATTCTAGAGGTCGCTCGCCTCAACACGATCAGGAAGAACAACTACTACGATCTCAAGACTATCCCCATGTCGATTTTCTGGCAAGTACCGCAATATTTTCTTGTTGGATGTGCAGAAGTCTTCACCAACATTGGTCAGTTAGAGTTCTTTTATGGTCAAGCACCTGATGCTATGAGAAGCTTAGGCGTTGCCCTTTCGCTAACAACTAATGCGTTGGGAAATTACATTAGTACTTTGCTTGTTACTATAGTAACAAAAGTTACCACAAGACATGGTAAGATTGGTTGGATACCAGATAATCTGAATAGAGGTCATCTTGATTATTTTTACTGGCTTTTGTCTGTTCTTAGCTTTCTCAACTTCCTTGTTTATCTGTGGATTGCAAGGAGGTACAAGTATAAGAAAGTGGCTGGAAATGCTACGTGA